A window of Microcystis aeruginosa FD4 contains these coding sequences:
- a CDS encoding DUF29 domain-containing protein yields MAVETALSMKALYDQDFVLWASKTAELLKLKKFDDVDWENLIEEVECMGKSDRRAVESLLTRLIEHLSKLAYHKSERERERNVCHWVGEIASFRTQLGEWLETTTLTNHARDYFQKAYSNARKTLIQAKTVTGDAIPVEPPFSLEQVLDGEWFPIDIDHYFDDFPFT; encoded by the coding sequence ATGGCAGTAGAAACAGCTTTATCAATGAAAGCATTATACGATCAGGATTTTGTTCTTTGGGCTTCCAAAACCGCCGAACTTTTAAAGCTAAAAAAGTTTGATGACGTGGACTGGGAAAATCTGATCGAGGAAGTGGAGTGCATGGGTAAAAGTGACAGAAGGGCTGTAGAGAGTTTATTAACTAGGCTGATCGAACACCTGTCTAAGTTAGCTTATCACAAATCGGAACGGGAGCGAGAACGCAACGTCTGTCACTGGGTAGGAGAAATTGCCAGTTTCCGAACTCAACTAGGAGAGTGGCTAGAAACCACTACTCTCACCAACCACGCGCGGGATTATTTTCAAAAAGCCTACTCGAACGCTCGGAAAACCCTAATACAAGCGAAAACCGTCACTGGCGACGCGATTCCTGTCGAGCCTCCTTTCTCCCTCGAACAGGTATTAGACGGGGAGTGGTTCCCGATTGATATCGATCATTACTTTGACGATTTTCCTTTTACTTAG
- a CDS encoding FHA domain-containing protein, producing the protein MDILGQNPYLLLYTEKGQRFFPLVGKSYWTIGRGKDNDIVIKDHCISRHHAILQSTDTGDFYLIDLGSLNGSFVNGRRVAIPATIHDKDRISFGKTEVQFHRPTPTNIGKQARNLEWDPPTSAVHERRLTSVMVVDMRNFTALTQQLDEKVLSSLIGSWFRHAGSIIRSSGSWVDKYIGDAIMAIWFHGQQEISQDDILQIFEAITQLYNMTCALSEQYPLPFKLRIGAAVNTGYAMVGNTGSGEHPDYTAIGDTVNAAFRLESATQEIGKDLAIGATTYRYLIGLPHLHQAFDQHTVSLKGYEDNTITYGTTFDDLNRFLDANSSEEMTGITGFIGSA; encoded by the coding sequence GTGGATATACTAGGACAAAATCCCTATCTACTGCTCTATACCGAGAAGGGACAGCGTTTTTTCCCTCTCGTCGGGAAATCTTACTGGACAATCGGAAGGGGCAAAGATAACGATATAGTGATTAAAGATCACTGTATCTCTCGCCATCACGCTATTTTACAATCCACGGACACAGGAGATTTTTATCTGATCGATCTCGGTAGTCTCAATGGAAGTTTTGTCAACGGCAGAAGGGTAGCCATTCCCGCGACTATTCATGACAAAGATCGGATCAGCTTTGGCAAAACCGAAGTGCAGTTCCATCGTCCTACTCCCACTAATATAGGCAAGCAAGCGCGCAATTTAGAATGGGATCCCCCCACCTCGGCCGTCCATGAACGGCGCTTAACATCGGTGATGGTGGTAGATATGCGGAATTTTACGGCTTTAACCCAGCAATTAGACGAAAAAGTGCTTTCTTCTCTGATTGGCAGTTGGTTTCGCCATGCTGGGAGTATTATCCGCAGTTCCGGCAGTTGGGTAGATAAATATATCGGTGATGCGATCATGGCCATCTGGTTTCACGGCCAACAGGAAATCAGTCAAGACGATATCCTGCAAATTTTCGAAGCAATTACGCAACTATACAACATGACCTGCGCTTTAAGCGAACAATATCCCTTACCCTTTAAATTACGCATCGGTGCGGCAGTGAATACTGGTTATGCCATGGTGGGCAATACTGGTAGTGGTGAACATCCAGATTATACGGCGATCGGAGATACAGTCAACGCCGCTTTTCGTTTAGAGTCGGCTACTCAAGAAATAGGTAAGGATTTAGCCATCGGAGCAACTACCTACCGTTATCTCATCGGTTTACCCCATCTCCACCAAGCTTTCGATCAACATACCGTCAGCCTGAAAGGATACGAGGATAACACCATTACCTACGGAACCACTTTTGATGACTTGAATCGTTTCCTCGATGCCAATAGTAGCGAGGAGATGACTGGAATTACAGGATTTATCGGCAGTGCCTGA
- a CDS encoding VOC family protein, producing MHHASIRTANIHRAIAFYQLLGFTLEERFTTGYTLACWLTGLNGRIELIQIPQPKPAPDAFSDQHYVGYYHLSFDLTENVSNLPEWLEKLTNNFQQAHQEDADLYQPLNILLPPQQQMIGDHVYEVTFIADTDGLPLEFIRRLT from the coding sequence ATGCACCATGCTTCTATTCGGACGGCTAATATCCATCGGGCGATCGCTTTTTATCAACTTCTCGGTTTTACCCTAGAGGAAAGATTCACCACGGGTTATACTTTGGCCTGTTGGCTAACCGGGTTAAACGGACGCATCGAATTAATCCAAATTCCTCAACCGAAACCTGCACCCGATGCCTTTAGTGATCAGCATTATGTCGGTTATTATCACTTGTCTTTTGACCTAACAGAAAATGTCAGCAATTTACCAGAATGGTTAGAAAAATTAACAAATAACTTTCAGCAAGCTCATCAAGAGGATGCTGATTTATATCAACCTTTAAATATTCTTTTGCCACCCCAACAACAGATGATCGGCGATCACGTCTATGAAGTCACTTTTATTGCCGATACAGACGGTTTACCCCTGGAATTTATCCGTCGTTTAACCTAA
- the purL gene encoding phosphoribosylformylglycinamidine synthase subunit PurL, giving the protein MTTPFTAAEIASEGIKPEEYEDIVKRLGRHPNKAELGMFGVMWSEHCCYKNSRPLLKQFPTTGEKILVGPGENAGVVDLGDGLRLAFKIESHNHPSAVEPFQGAATGVGGILRDIFTMGARPIAILNSLRFGNLEDARNRRIFAGVVEGISHYGNSVGVPTVGGEIYFDNAYNGNPLVNAMALGLMETEEIVKSGAKGLGNPVLYVGSTTGRDGMGGASFASAELTDKSMDDRPAVQVGDPFLEKSLIEACLEAFKTGAVVAAQDMGAAGITCSTSEMAAKGGVGIELDLDKIPVRETGMVPYEYLLSESQERMLFVAESGREGELIEIFHRWGLQAVVAGTVIAEPIVRILFKGEIAAEIPATALADNTPIYHRELLTEPPEYAQKAQLWEDSTIPIPESYNEILLKLLDSPSIASKRWVYRQYDHQVQNNTVILPGGADAAVIRVRPLGANPANSRRGVAATTDCNPRYVYLDPYNGAKLAVVEAARNLSCVGADPIAVTDNLNFGSPENSIGYWQLATACQGIAEACREMNTPVTGGNVSLYNETVDAAGSPQSIYPTPVIGMVGLVPDIGQICGQGWQKAGDLIYILGFSLPTIGASEYLAVIHGLVTGKPPVIDFELERKVQAACRRGIRAGWVKSAHDCAEGGLAIALAECCISGQLGAEIDLSWQHQGRFDAVLFGELASCIIVSVSSENQQDWEEYLKTQLGDYWQITGKVSEKSDNLLILDRNKQPAIDVSLETIQQVWSKAIERRL; this is encoded by the coding sequence ATGACTACCCCCTTCACTGCCGCAGAAATTGCCTCAGAAGGCATCAAACCCGAAGAATACGAAGACATAGTCAAAAGACTGGGAAGACACCCCAACAAAGCCGAATTAGGAATGTTTGGCGTGATGTGGTCGGAACACTGTTGTTATAAAAACTCCCGGCCGCTGCTCAAACAATTCCCCACCACTGGCGAAAAAATTCTCGTCGGACCGGGGGAAAATGCCGGAGTAGTGGATTTAGGCGATGGATTGCGATTAGCCTTTAAAATCGAGTCCCATAATCACCCTTCCGCAGTGGAACCCTTTCAAGGTGCCGCTACCGGAGTCGGAGGCATCCTGCGGGATATTTTTACCATGGGGGCCCGTCCCATTGCTATCCTCAACTCCCTCCGTTTTGGTAACTTGGAAGATGCCCGCAATCGTCGCATTTTTGCCGGAGTCGTGGAAGGGATAAGTCATTATGGCAATAGTGTGGGCGTTCCCACGGTGGGCGGTGAGATATACTTCGATAATGCCTACAATGGCAATCCCCTCGTTAATGCCATGGCTTTAGGGCTAATGGAAACCGAAGAAATCGTTAAATCCGGGGCAAAAGGACTGGGAAATCCAGTTTTATACGTTGGTTCTACCACCGGTCGCGACGGTATGGGAGGGGCAAGTTTTGCCAGCGCCGAATTAACCGATAAATCTATGGATGACCGGCCCGCGGTGCAAGTGGGCGACCCTTTTCTGGAAAAATCCCTGATAGAAGCTTGTTTAGAGGCATTTAAGACCGGCGCGGTGGTGGCGGCCCAGGATATGGGGGCCGCAGGGATCACCTGTTCTACTTCCGAGATGGCGGCCAAGGGAGGGGTGGGAATTGAATTAGACCTCGATAAAATCCCCGTCCGAGAAACCGGGATGGTTCCCTACGAATATCTGCTATCGGAATCCCAAGAAAGAATGTTATTTGTGGCCGAATCGGGACGAGAAGGCGAATTAATCGAGATTTTCCATCGTTGGGGACTTCAGGCTGTGGTAGCTGGCACTGTTATCGCTGAACCGATCGTGCGTATATTATTTAAAGGGGAAATTGCCGCCGAAATTCCTGCCACGGCCCTAGCGGATAACACTCCGATTTATCATCGGGAATTACTAACAGAACCGCCAGAATACGCCCAAAAAGCTCAATTATGGGAAGATAGCACGATTCCTATTCCCGAATCCTATAACGAGATTTTATTAAAACTGCTCGATAGTCCCTCGATTGCCTCAAAACGCTGGGTTTATCGTCAATATGATCATCAAGTCCAGAATAACACCGTTATTCTCCCCGGAGGGGCCGATGCGGCCGTGATTCGCGTGCGTCCTCTAGGTGCTAATCCCGCAAATTCTCGGCGAGGTGTAGCGGCGACTACAGATTGTAATCCGCGATATGTTTATCTTGATCCCTATAACGGAGCTAAGTTGGCCGTGGTAGAAGCGGCCAGAAACCTTAGCTGTGTTGGTGCTGACCCCATTGCTGTCACGGATAATCTCAATTTCGGCAGTCCAGAAAATTCAATCGGTTATTGGCAATTAGCTACTGCTTGTCAGGGTATTGCCGAAGCTTGTCGGGAAATGAATACACCAGTGACTGGGGGTAATGTCTCTTTGTACAACGAAACCGTTGACGCAGCTGGCAGCCCCCAGTCTATTTATCCGACTCCCGTGATTGGTATGGTGGGATTAGTGCCGGATATCGGGCAAATTTGCGGCCAAGGTTGGCAAAAAGCGGGGGATTTAATCTATATTTTGGGTTTTTCCTTGCCAACTATCGGCGCTTCCGAATATTTAGCCGTTATTCACGGTTTGGTGACGGGAAAACCGCCGGTAATTGATTTTGAATTAGAAAGAAAGGTACAAGCAGCCTGTCGTCGGGGAATTCGCGCCGGTTGGGTGAAATCTGCCCACGATTGCGCGGAGGGAGGTTTAGCCATTGCCCTGGCAGAATGCTGTATTAGTGGCCAATTAGGGGCGGAAATTGACCTTTCTTGGCAGCATCAAGGCCGTTTTGACGCGGTGTTATTCGGGGAATTAGCTAGTTGCATTATTGTCTCCGTTTCCTCCGAAAATCAGCAAGATTGGGAAGAATACCTAAAGACACAATTGGGAGACTATTGGCAAATAACCGGCAAGGTTAGCGAAAAAAGCGATAATCTTTTAATTCTTGACCGGAATAAACAACCGGCGATCGATGTTAGTCTAGAAACTATACAGCAAGTTTGGTCAAAAGCGATCGAAAGAAGGCTTTAG
- a CDS encoding photosystem II reaction center protein T, protein MESVAYILVLTMALAVIFFAIAFREPPRIQK, encoded by the coding sequence ATGGAAAGCGTCGCTTACATTTTGGTTTTAACTATGGCTTTGGCGGTAATTTTCTTCGCCATCGCCTTCCGGGAACCTCCCCGGATTCAAAAGTAA
- a CDS encoding nucleotidyltransferase family protein — protein MKIDELLKNKREKIIAIAAKHGANNVRIFGSVARGEADEKSDIDLLIDYCSERRSPWFPLQLIRELEALLGCKVDIVTEQGLKDRIRERVIKEAIPL, from the coding sequence ATGAAAATTGACGAATTACTCAAAAACAAACGAGAAAAAATCATTGCTATTGCTGCTAAACACGGCGCAAATAACGTGCGAATTTTTGGTTCTGTTGCACGGGGAGAAGCTGACGAAAAAAGCGATATTGATTTATTAATTGATTATTGTAGCGAACGTCGGAGTCCCTGGTTTCCTTTGCAGTTAATTCGAGAACTGGAAGCCTTGTTAGGCTGCAAAGTTGATATTGTTACCGAACAGGGACTTAAAGATAGAATCAGAGAGCGGGTAATTAAAGAAGCAATACCACTATGA
- the rplL gene encoding 50S ribosomal protein L7/L12: MSVVAEILEKLKTLTLLEAAELVKGIEETFGVSAAAPTGGIIMAAPGAAPAAAAEAVEEQTEFNVVLEEVPADKKIAILKVVRELTGLGLKEAKDLVEAAPKAVKEGTNKDDAAAVKKKLEDAGAKVSVK; the protein is encoded by the coding sequence ATGTCTGTTGTAGCTGAAATCTTAGAAAAACTCAAAACCCTTACCCTCTTAGAAGCTGCGGAATTAGTCAAAGGTATCGAAGAAACCTTCGGAGTTAGTGCCGCCGCTCCGACTGGTGGCATAATTATGGCTGCCCCCGGGGCCGCTCCGGCTGCCGCAGCCGAAGCTGTGGAAGAACAAACCGAATTTAACGTCGTTCTCGAAGAAGTTCCCGCCGACAAGAAAATTGCTATCCTCAAGGTGGTGCGCGAATTGACCGGTTTAGGACTCAAAGAAGCGAAAGACCTGGTAGAAGCCGCTCCCAAAGCGGTTAAAGAAGGCACTAACAAAGATGATGCCGCCGCCGTCAAGAAAAAACTGGAAGACGCTGGGGCAAAAGTTAGCGTTAAATAG
- a CDS encoding 30S ribosomal protein S1, whose protein sequence is MTTQKTANKNIGFTHEDFAALLDKYDYHFSPGDVVAGTVFSMEPRGALIDIGAKTAAFIPVQEMSINRVDNPEEVLQPNETREFFILTDENEDGQLTLSIRRIEYMRAWERVRQLQKEDATVRSNVFATNRGGALVRIEGLRGFIPGSHISTREAKEDLVGQELPLKFLEVDEDRNRLVLSHRRALVEGKMNGLAVGQVVIGSVRGIKPYGAFIDIGGVSGLLHISEISHDHIDTPHTVFNVNDELKVMIIDLDAERGRISLSTKQLEPEPGDMLKNRPLVFEKAEEMAIKYREKRLAEAEGRTVSEVVAEIEVPPALEEEDLVLAATEE, encoded by the coding sequence ATGACCACCCAAAAAACCGCAAACAAAAACATAGGCTTTACCCATGAAGATTTTGCCGCCCTTCTAGACAAATACGATTATCATTTCAGTCCAGGAGATGTTGTCGCCGGGACTGTTTTCAGCATGGAACCCCGGGGAGCGCTCATCGATATCGGTGCTAAAACCGCCGCTTTTATCCCCGTGCAGGAGATGTCGATCAACCGCGTCGATAATCCCGAAGAAGTTTTACAACCCAACGAAACTCGCGAATTTTTCATTCTTACCGACGAGAATGAAGACGGACAGCTAACCCTGTCGATCCGTCGCATTGAATATATGCGCGCTTGGGAACGGGTGCGTCAATTGCAAAAAGAAGATGCTACCGTGCGATCGAATGTTTTTGCCACTAACCGTGGTGGGGCATTAGTCAGAATTGAAGGTCTCCGCGGCTTTATCCCCGGTTCTCACATTAGCACCAGAGAGGCGAAAGAGGATTTAGTCGGTCAGGAATTGCCCTTAAAGTTTTTGGAAGTGGATGAAGACCGCAACCGTCTCGTCTTGAGTCATCGTCGCGCTTTAGTGGAAGGCAAGATGAACGGTTTAGCCGTGGGACAGGTGGTAATCGGTTCCGTGCGCGGAATCAAGCCCTACGGTGCTTTCATCGATATCGGTGGAGTCAGTGGTTTACTGCATATTTCCGAAATCTCTCACGATCACATTGACACCCCCCACACGGTTTTCAATGTCAATGATGAGTTAAAAGTGATGATTATCGATCTCGATGCCGAAAGAGGTCGCATTTCCCTCTCGACCAAACAATTAGAACCCGAACCGGGAGATATGCTAAAAAATCGCCCGTTAGTGTTTGAAAAAGCCGAAGAAATGGCGATTAAATACCGAGAAAAACGTCTAGCGGAAGCCGAAGGACGGACTGTCTCAGAAGTAGTCGCAGAAATCGAAGTTCCCCCCGCCTTGGAGGAGGAAGATTTAGTTCTCGCTGCTACCGAGGAGTAG
- a CDS encoding HepT-like ribonuclease domain-containing protein: MRDDTERLRDILEAIERLEKYARQGKPVFEQQELIQTWIVYHLQIIGEAARATSQEFKARYPEVPWRDARDLRNLTIHEYFRIDLEIIWDIVENDIPPLKRQIEAILQEFI; encoded by the coding sequence ATGAGAGATGATACCGAGCGCCTGCGGGATATTTTAGAAGCAATTGAGCGTCTAGAAAAGTATGCTCGACAGGGAAAACCCGTGTTTGAACAACAAGAATTAATTCAAACTTGGATTGTCTATCATTTACAAATTATTGGTGAAGCAGCTAGAGCAACTTCTCAAGAATTTAAGGCAAGATATCCCGAAGTTCCTTGGCGAGATGCCAGGGATCTAAGAAACTTAACTATTCATGAATATTTTCGTATTGATCTAGAGATTATTTGGGATATTGTTGAAAATGATATTCCTCCTCTAAAAAGACAAATCGAAGCTATTTTACAGGAATTTATTTGA
- a CDS encoding type II toxin-antitoxin system PemK/MazF family toxin, producing MTNPKPGEVWLVDLGLAAKTRPVVIVSRLDPNPPRALVLYIPITTQNRGTNYEVELSAVRFLRTGSVANIQGLGSISSVRLERKLGELTEENMRKIKQALLFALDLMETSHE from the coding sequence TTGACGAACCCGAAACCTGGTGAAGTGTGGCTAGTTGATTTAGGACTGGCTGCCAAAACGCGACCTGTTGTAATAGTATCTCGTCTTGACCCCAACCCACCAAGGGCCTTAGTTCTCTACATCCCTATAACCACACAAAATCGGGGTACTAACTACGAGGTGGAATTGTCTGCGGTGAGGTTTCTACGAACAGGTTCGGTAGCAAATATACAAGGATTAGGTTCTATTTCATCGGTGAGACTGGAACGAAAACTGGGCGAACTTACCGAGGAAAATATGCGTAAAATTAAACAAGCTTTGCTATTTGCTTTGGATTTGATGGAGACTTCCCACGAATAA
- a CDS encoding Rpn family recombination-promoting nuclease/putative transposase: MFVSTRYGELINSGRILRFYLEELREVESLGISMLQLIVAPTARAIEQGKSLDISEKDVGTIHELSLPRVSDFASSYQVNRRIK, encoded by the coding sequence ATATTTGTATCAACTCGTTATGGGGAGTTAATCAACTCAGGCAGGATTTTACGTTTTTATCTCGAGGAATTAAGGGAAGTGGAATCTCTGGGAATATCGATGTTACAATTAATTGTAGCACCAACCGCAAGAGCGATCGAGCAAGGAAAATCATTAGACATCTCCGAAAAAGACGTAGGGACAATTCATGAATTGTCCCTACCAAGGGTTTCAGATTTTGCCAGTAGCTATCAAGTAAATCGAAGAATAAAGTAG
- a CDS encoding SUMF1/EgtB/PvdO family nonheme iron enzyme, whose product MLDQMMKMLEGQQINSYRLNKFIGAGGFGGVFHASEIVRNTSVQEVAIKVIPESSDDKLIELQNARKLEHSNLIKAYSVGQFRFLNKEMLYLVMELAQGSLENHIQKGGLSSGEIKNITAQVAQGLNYLHSQNKVHRDLKPGNILRVNQQYKLADFGLSRTLNNKSHTQSVHNSGTIIYMPPEAFKGDISPAWDLWSLGIMLIEMTTNQLPYKFNNDIHQLMAKVMNCELQIPSLPKEFKPIIEGCLQKDRKQRWTAQQVLNALQPVQQAQAAVRMPVSPIPPIASAAPFTENLPNRVTLEMVSLPAGKFTMGSSESDYEKPPHQVKVNSFAIGKYPVTQAQYQAVMGTNPSLFTNNPQNPVERVSWNDAQAFCEKLSQITGKTYRLPTEAEWEYACRAGTTTRYYFGDDASELGDYGWYVDNSGKQVIDTDRILQEVGGDLHKYLERLIANSNQTHPVGQKKPNAWGLYDMSGNVFEWCEDNWHDSYENAPRDGSAWLTNNHDYHIVRGGSWIASPGYCRSAYRSSYLVGILGTRGFRVVCVSPGL is encoded by the coding sequence ATGCTAGACCAAATGATGAAGATGTTAGAAGGACAACAAATAAACTCTTATCGTCTGAATAAGTTTATCGGTGCGGGGGGTTTTGGAGGTGTATTTCATGCCAGTGAAATAGTCAGAAATACATCGGTTCAAGAAGTGGCGATTAAAGTTATTCCCGAAAGTAGCGATGATAAATTAATTGAGTTACAAAATGCCAGAAAGTTAGAACATTCTAATTTAATTAAAGCTTATTCGGTGGGTCAATTTCGTTTTCTCAATAAGGAGATGCTTTATTTAGTGATGGAATTGGCACAGGGTAGCCTAGAAAATCACATTCAAAAAGGCGGTTTGTCATCAGGTGAGATTAAAAATATTACTGCTCAAGTCGCCCAAGGTTTAAATTATCTTCATAGTCAAAATAAAGTCCATCGAGATTTAAAACCGGGTAATATCCTGAGGGTTAATCAACAATACAAGTTAGCAGATTTTGGCTTAAGTAGAACTTTAAATAACAAAAGCCACACTCAATCGGTACACAATAGCGGGACAATTATTTATATGCCTCCCGAAGCCTTTAAAGGTGATATTTCACCAGCTTGGGATCTGTGGTCATTAGGTATTATGTTAATCGAAATGACCACTAATCAACTTCCCTATAAGTTTAATAATGATATTCACCAATTAATGGCAAAGGTGATGAATTGTGAGCTACAAATCCCTAGTTTACCGAAAGAGTTTAAACCAATTATTGAAGGGTGTTTGCAAAAAGATAGAAAACAAAGATGGACGGCACAACAGGTTTTAAATGCTTTACAACCTGTTCAACAAGCACAAGCAGCAGTCAGGATGCCTGTGTCACCAATACCCCCAATTGCTTCAGCTGCTCCATTTACCGAAAACCTACCCAATCGAGTCACACTAGAGATGGTAAGCTTACCAGCAGGTAAATTTACCATGGGTTCTTCTGAAAGTGATTACGAAAAGCCTCCACACCAAGTTAAAGTCAACAGTTTTGCCATTGGCAAATATCCCGTTACTCAAGCACAATATCAAGCAGTGATGGGAACAAATCCCTCTCTTTTTACAAATAATCCGCAAAATCCAGTAGAAAGGGTTAGTTGGAACGATGCTCAAGCTTTTTGTGAGAAATTGAGTCAAATAACCGGCAAAACCTATCGCCTACCCACAGAAGCGGAATGGGAATATGCTTGTCGTGCCGGAACAACTACTCGCTATTATTTCGGTGATGATGCGAGTGAATTAGGGGACTATGGGTGGTATGTAGACAATAGCGGCAAACAAGTGATTGATACGGATAGGATCTTGCAGGAAGTTGGCGGGGATTTGCATAAGTATCTCGAACGTCTAATCGCCAACAGCAACCAAACTCATCCTGTGGGCCAGAAAAAGCCCAATGCTTGGGGACTATATGACATGAGTGGCAATGTTTTCGAGTGGTGCGAAGATAATTGGCATGATAGCTATGAGAATGCGCCAAGGGATGGCAGTGCTTGGCTTACAAATAATCATGATTATCATATAGTGCGTGGGGGTTCTTGGATCGCTTCTCCAGGGTATTGCCGTTCCGCGTATCGCAGCTCCTACCTCGTTGGCATCCTCGGCACCCGCGGGTTTCGGGTGGTGTGTGTCTCCCCAGGACTTTAA
- a CDS encoding DUF3120 domain-containing protein yields the protein MLNSTLVPSNPDRLKPLVPNWEKCQSVFWTAAFLVSVPVFVQAPLVRYYPEVSLGLTVFWVGLGIWLLKQAKISLWGDLLLGFSWSWLAGSLYWGWWRWEPLIHLPMEAIGLPFVLWGLCKGRGKVGNLFYLGSLLGTAITDLYFYLTGLIPYWRQLMTVELDPNLVSPIFHNALAQIQTPWGISWAIVLLNLLLAIGIYPLQKRVCHWWAFSGAVLSTILVDGLFWITASLA from the coding sequence TTGCTCAACTCTACCCTAGTCCCCAGCAATCCCGATCGCCTGAAACCCCTAGTCCCTAACTGGGAAAAATGTCAATCCGTCTTTTGGACAGCAGCATTTCTGGTATCAGTCCCCGTGTTCGTGCAAGCGCCCCTAGTGCGCTACTATCCCGAAGTTAGCCTAGGTTTAACCGTTTTCTGGGTGGGGTTAGGGATTTGGCTGCTCAAACAAGCAAAAATAAGTCTTTGGGGGGATTTACTTTTGGGCTTTAGTTGGAGTTGGTTAGCCGGTTCTCTGTACTGGGGTTGGTGGCGTTGGGAACCCTTGATCCACCTTCCCATGGAAGCGATCGGGCTGCCCTTTGTTCTCTGGGGATTATGCAAAGGTCGCGGCAAAGTGGGCAATCTTTTCTATCTGGGTTCTTTGTTGGGAACCGCCATCACCGACTTATATTTCTATCTAACGGGACTAATTCCCTACTGGCGACAATTAATGACCGTGGAACTAGACCCCAACCTAGTATCGCCGATATTTCATAACGCTTTGGCCCAAATTCAGACCCCCTGGGGCATCAGTTGGGCGATCGTGCTGCTCAACCTGCTCTTAGCGATCGGTATCTATCCTTTGCAAAAACGGGTATGTCATTGGTGGGCATTTAGCGGAGCCGTATTGAGTACAATTTTAGTCGATGGTTTATTTTGGATTACCGCTTCTCTGGCCTAA
- the nrdR gene encoding transcriptional regulator NrdR: MQCPNCQHTDSRVLESRSSENGQSIRRRRECLQCKHRFTTYERIEFVPITVIKKDGKRESFHRSKLLRGIVRACEKTGIPHLRLEAIVNDIESRLQQDSKREVTSQEIGQLVLEYLRQESEVAYVRFASVYGNFQGIRDFIAALALLQSSEIERAHPSWSQVEEASVITSS; encoded by the coding sequence ATGCAGTGTCCTAATTGTCAGCATACCGATAGTCGCGTTTTAGAGTCCCGTTCCTCCGAAAACGGTCAGAGCATTCGTCGTCGTCGTGAATGCTTACAATGTAAACATCGCTTCACCACCTACGAGCGCATCGAATTTGTGCCGATCACGGTGATTAAAAAAGATGGTAAACGGGAATCTTTTCATCGCTCCAAACTGCTGCGCGGTATCGTCCGCGCCTGCGAAAAAACCGGCATTCCCCACCTCAGATTAGAGGCGATCGTCAATGATATCGAATCCCGTCTGCAGCAAGACTCAAAACGGGAGGTAACAAGTCAGGAGATCGGTCAATTAGTCCTAGAATACCTCCGGCAAGAATCGGAAGTGGCCTATGTGCGCTTTGCTTCGGTTTACGGCAATTTTCAGGGAATTAGAGACTTTATCGCCGCTTTAGCACTGCTGCAATCCTCCGAAATCGAACGCGCTCATCCTTCTTGGTCTCAAGTGGAAGAAGCCAGCGTGATCACCTCGTCTTAA
- the rplJ gene encoding 50S ribosomal protein L10, with protein sequence MGRSRESKGVILEELKTSLSEAQLTMVIDYQGLTVAEISNLRRKLRPTGTICKVTKNTLMGLAIAEDSGWEPMKSLLSGTSAFLLVKEDIGGAFKAYQEFKKESKKTELRGGVLKEGTKGQLLTEDQIKAIADLPSKEQLIAQAAGAINAIAAKLARSINEVPASLARAVDAVARQEEKEAA encoded by the coding sequence ATGGGGAGAAGCAGAGAAAGCAAGGGAGTAATTCTAGAAGAATTAAAAACCTCCCTTAGCGAAGCTCAATTAACGATGGTCATCGACTATCAAGGTTTAACCGTCGCCGAAATCAGCAATCTACGCCGCAAATTGCGCCCCACGGGAACGATTTGTAAAGTCACCAAAAATACTTTGATGGGCTTGGCGATCGCTGAAGATAGTGGCTGGGAACCGATGAAAAGCCTTTTATCGGGAACATCCGCCTTTCTGCTCGTAAAAGAGGATATCGGTGGAGCTTTCAAGGCCTATCAAGAGTTCAAAAAAGAAAGCAAAAAAACCGAATTGCGCGGCGGTGTCCTCAAAGAAGGGACCAAAGGTCAACTGTTGACGGAAGATCAGATCAAAGCGATCGCTGATTTACCGTCGAAAGAACAGTTAATCGCTCAGGCCGCCGGAGCAATCAACGCCATTGCCGCCAAACTGGCCCGCAGCATCAACGAAGTTCCCGCATCTTTGGCCCGTGCCGTCGATGCCGTGGCCCGTCAAGAAGAAAAAGAAGCGGCTTAA